A part of Rhodamnia argentea isolate NSW1041297 chromosome 8, ASM2092103v1, whole genome shotgun sequence genomic DNA contains:
- the LOC125312523 gene encoding protein PHLOEM PROTEIN 2-LIKE A1-like has product MSGSSTHRSTSGIPQPPLASYGILKTAIGGDKFDKLSQQELSDRVYDGLLLKLNEGQGEQHQIVSLAIAGLCLQGQHHTHKYWVDRRLNKSCWIVLAPALSIDSVNDSNNWTWKEEQEECYGGNGIVRIAKIKRVSWVAISGTCKTTTLSPKTAYQVEIIVKMSEESDGWEAPVNLSLSLPDGHKQERVEYLKRKRRDSEPEPWQEITIGTFETTPRTVGEISFSLKQTGGHWKSGLLVKGVQLRPLA; this is encoded by the exons ATGTCAGGATCTTCTACACATCGCAGCACAAGTGGAATCCCACAGCCTCCTCTCGCTTCCTACGGGATCTTGAAAACAGCGATCGGCGGCGACAAATTTGACAAACTCAGCCAACAGGAGCTGAGCGATCGAGTCTATGACGGACTGCTTTTGAAGTTGAACGAGGGACAGGGCGAGCAACATCAG ATTGTCTCACTCGCGATCGCTGGTTTGTGCTTACAGGGACAACACCATACACACAAGTATTGGGTTGACCGACGCCTGAACAAGAGCTGCTGGATTGTTCTGGCTCCTGCCTTATCGATCGATTCGGTTAACGATTCCAACAACTGGACCTGGAAAGAAGAGCAGGAAGAATG CTATGGGGGCAACGGGATTGTTCGCATCGCCAAGATAAAGAGAGTTTCCTGGGTAGCGATCAGTGGGACATGCAAAACGACCACGCTCTCTCCGAAGACAGCATACCAAGTCGAGATCATCGTGAAGATGAGTGAGGAAAGCGACGGATGGGAAGCTCCGGTGAACCTCAGTCTCTCTCTACCGGATGGACACAAGCAGGAACGCGTGGAATActtaaagagaaagagaagggattCGGAACCGGAGCCCTGGCAAGAGATTACAATCGGCACGTTCGAGACAACGCCCAGAACCGTGGGTGAGATAAGCTTTTCCCTCAAGCAAACTGGTGGGCATTGGAAGTCCGGCCTCCTCGTCAAAGGCGTTCAATTAAGGCCACTCGCTTGA